One Asterias rubens chromosome 8, eAstRub1.3, whole genome shotgun sequence genomic window, AGTTGTTAATTGTCACGTTGAAAGTGTATCTGCTCTCACATGTGAGACTCTCGCTAGACTGGTGGCTCCAGACTGCTGGAACTGCAAAAGCTGAAATAAGAGCCCACGAGCCTTCTACAGTAGTCGGGACCCAACAGTCTCACAAGAAAGCGGGTATTGGGAGAGTCGTGTGGTAGCTGTTTATAATGCTATCAATGCATCAAAATCTAACGAGTTGTCCACCTAGTTTCTATATTAGGGCCTACAGAATGAAACCTGTAACTCCTGAAGTTAAGTACACTATACAATGTTAACCTActgcaaacaatgaaaacaacaagACAAGCCCACTGCACTGAGGTGTATAAattgtacaataataataataatatattgtaCATTGATACTACAttggagcatggaggtagatatacattcataaataccccagacagtttctctactcctactggtggagagcacgtcacgtgatGTTTAAACCTtcgataatgaccagctggagctctttataacaagctggcttccgcgtgtcgtaaaaatggggcaaatctggtgactagtaGTACATGTACGTAGCCGTCGAAATTGATTTGAAGGCGAGTTGATTGCACCTACCCAGTTGACGGTGTAGACTAGCGGCAAGACAACGCACTGCactcaaagccatgcgcacttgggctcacactatcaattggtaCATGATGATCATCAGCTAGTGCAGAACTTCAACATGTTTTCggaaataatttcttccatggatatatttgttcgctgtaaactcgttgaaaatatagtgagggacactatgggaaaagttttcgtatggcgccaccactttttcattcgatatgaaataatatagtatctaatttacctcaatgatatatccctttttgtaaaaatgagtgaaaaagttatggcgccatacggaaagttatccacacTATGAATATAAGAAGGGAATTTCAAcgtctcaaatcaggtaaaaaaataaaggaaattgtagtcaaatttgtgttcgcattgtaaagaacctttattaTTATGTATGCCCAGGACGTCagagtggcactgactgacgtcctgtACCAGGGCTAGTGGGGTACTaagtgttggaccagattgtcatttgccgatCAAAAGAATCTCATAACCCTCCGGCCTtccggccgtcgggaggagggatacgttatcgcaactatgtgATAATAGTAATACACCAGTGAGTCATTGATTGGTATAATATGGTCGGAATTGAATTCCACCTCCATCATCATCATTTCCATGCTGTAGAAATGAATGGCGCGTCACGGTTAAATTGTTGGCATGTGATGATGACGGCACATTTATGACGGTAAATCTGTGATACAAAATAACTATACTTACCAGGATCTAACATCTTCGCAGGTTATCATGGAATTATAAATCACGGATCACTGAATGTTGTCATCGGAAATAAACTTCACAAACCGTGATAATTCAGTATATTCTGCTCTTCTTGTTAGTATGCGGCGGATGTCCGAACAACTCTCATCGAAATGGTCCGTGCGTAATAAATTTACAACATGTAGTTGAAGAGCCCCTCCTTCGTGTCCATTTGCGAACTGGTCCTGATTTGAAATTTTGGCCGTGGTTTGTCGCGCCTGCTGAGAACAATGCAATATTTATTAATTATGGTAGACAGAGCATGTTTAATCCAGATATAGCCTAATTCAAATGAATGAGATGTTTtattgaacaaacacaaaattataGCAGTCTTGTTCTTAATTGGGTTGAGTTCAATTCGGCAGACTGATGTAAAGGGCCGCCCCAAGTGCTTGTGGAAGACCTTCTTATAATTCccacacaagagggcgctatcatccGTACGCAATCTCAGCTCAGGAACTGGGATTCCAGAGGTTGATGGTCAGAAATCGTTTATCAATATCCACAATTCTTGACATTATTTGAGGTAAGGTTTATCTCTAAAATCACTCAGTATCATACAGATGCATAGTGCCGCCACATGAATATAAAGTTACGTtgtcaaaacaaaagaatattttgaaaaaaaagcctaCGGCACAAAAATTAAATATCAGTGTAGGGGACTGTATGCATGGGGATGGTGTAACTGTAGGTTACCACAAAAAGTTACCATTATTGCTGTATACTGCCAGTCAGATCGAGtgatgatatcattggataaaggTGCAGTGATCCGAGCTTTGCCATGCTCCCACAAGACCAGCTTTCCACCAAGTCGGGGCCCCATGCGGATTCCCCCCGTGCCGGGCCCCCAATGCAGCTGGGCGAGAGCCCCGCAGCGCAGCCCTCCTCGGTCGTTCTCTATTACTCCTTAGCGGACCGCATCTTCACGTAATGCTCATGGGGCAATTGGGTTCAAATCTcccagctaactgctgatttcacaaggACTAGAATAAAtcttgtcgtctagttactgaatcacaatttcttgatttgtgtaatttataatcatagacgttaaaccaatgtttgtatgagagagattggctgttgtcagcttggtgtttatatccctttgtgggagtttgtcgAGTTCCTTTGATGAGGAGATCATTTGAACAAACAAtaaatttgctgagcagtattttcggAATTTTAGCTTTAATTAAACagcttttttataaaattgtgcCTATGGGCTGTTCATGCTGCGGTTGTGCATTGATGTCAATCTTACTGGGCCCAGATAACTGCTTACAGCAGAATtatgcttactgtgcaagcgccgaatttccgatttcccctccccccaccccccctcaTCCccctagctgtgtaagcgaagaatgcatTAGTAGCGTGGAGTACGTACGCGCACAACCATAATTTCCCTGCTATGCTTTCCCGTGATACGCTTGGCGTGATGCACATAATTGCCTGCCTCAAAAAGTAAAcaccaattctttgcttatggttcCAACATCAATCAAACAGAGTTAGAGCCTAAGCTGAAGTTTGAAAACAGCTCTAACCAACGGACTCCTGTATTCAATTGTGGAGCCACGCAGCtatatttaataaattaaataaacaccCGTCTGAGACCAGTGTCTTTTTAGCCCATACAGGCGCAAGTGCTGTACGCCATCATTGATTGGCAATGGCAGCGCAGCAAGGCTTTGTACACAAAGACGTGAGAAAGCCAGTTGTCTTTTTAGCAGTATAAACTATTTAAATACACCAACAATCTCTGTCACTCCCATTGAATCCTGCATTGCACGCATGTCTTACAGAAGAAATGTACACACAATACATACTGTCTGTAGGGCCAGTGTGGCATGAGATTCTGTCACGCTCCACAATTTATACCTTAAGCACAGTTTatagcaaaaacaaaagatgtTGCACTTATTAATGATTTCAAACTTGTTTCTTGACAGAATCAAGATGAGTAGCAGTGGCAGTAAGGCCGGTGGCAAGGCCAAGAGTAAGTCACCGGCTAATGCACGACGGTCAACAGCAGGTAGCAGGCCAAGACCAGGTGGCAAGTCTAACAGCAGACCTGGCAGTAGACCAAACAGCAGACCTGGTGGAAGACCCAACAGTCGTCCTGGTGGCCGGCCTGGGGCAAACCGAAATGGAAGCAGGTATGATAACAAACTGGGTATAAAGGCTGTGCATCTTTTTTAtgggactggacactattggtaattattcaaaataattcttagaataaaaccttacatggtaactagtgatagagagctgttgatattataaaacattgtgagaaacagctccctctgaagtaacatagtttttgagaaagaagtaatttctctctaaagtaattgaatttgattttaagacctcagaattagattttgaggtctcgaattcaagcatctgaaagcacacaacttgtgcaacaagtgtttttttccccattattctctcgcaactttgacgaccaaatgagctcaagtgagaagagtggtctttgacaattaccgatagtgtccagtgtctttaaaccttgccggcgctcttccaactgagctgTCGAGCTCTATAAATGGCAGTCTCCCTATCAATAACTTTCTTCagggttgccagtcagaagccattcaacctgtaactgcaaTATagtcagggatcacacccaatttTTTTCAATACAACCTGCCAGCAGAGGGATCAGGTTAAGGGGAATGTGAGTTTTAtctcaaatatcaagtaataaaacaCAAGAGAAACTAACTGGGTTAATTAAGTTTTATAGTTTGGTTTCATCTTCCATTGAAAATTTACATAccaattttgtacacaaaggatGCTGCCCCCTCCTTACTAAATCACCGATCCCTGTTGATTGAGACCCCCTCTAGTATGTGTGGGATGGTCCAGTTTAGGGTATCATGGCATATGAGTTCATAAGGTTAGCCTAAAGTGATTAGCCTGGACAGTATGAATTATTGGGCTCTATTATGGAACCTCTGGGAACttaaaagggtttgggtactttttgtacgacacaacacacgatgttcacagatttacataaaacttacacggtttaaaaacttttacaggtaaattatattaacatcttcattcacagtgagtagaaattcatgtcatggccaaaaacttgatctacaaaaggtatcaacaCTCTTTAAGGTAGACCTAAATATCTCTTTTGTCAATAGGCCAGGAACCCCTAAAGGTGGAGGCGGTGGAAGATCAACACCTAATAGCAGACAAGGTGGTGCAAGTAGCAAGATGAATCCAGCCACACTACGCAGAGACGAGCATCTACCAGAAATGGAGAATCACTTCATTCTAAGAATGCCACAGGTCACCATGCTACTActattcaattcatttcaattcgagtcaacatttatttcatactaaCATATTACTTAGTAAAAGATTACTTAGATAAGCAAAATCATAAGCACAGAGTATGAAGGTAAAATAGTTAATCTATGTAAACCAAAGAGGCTGTCGGATTAAGCCACTGCTTGTAGAAGACAGCctagacagacaaacaacaaacaaggaGACAAGACAAGCGGGTAACAAGAAATATACCAAAAAAACATACTGGGTTGGTATGAGAGAAATATAGGAGCTGGACTGACTATAATTGAGAGCTATGCCACAAAATAGGAGAAAAAGGAATCTACAAATTGTTGTCAAAACTTATTGTCAAATTCATTTTTATGTGTGAAATATTTTCAAACCTCATTTTGACAGTTGGAATCTTTTTTTGTACAGCATGCAAGCGGTGAATTGAGGAAGTTGGTGAACATAGGTAGCCAAGCTGTTAAAGACAAACTAGCAATAGAGATCATGTGTAAGTTTTCTCAAAACCAAGTAATTTGAGTTTTGTGCCATACAGTGAACGATTGTGAATGGTGTACGATTCAAAGAATTGTAGTGCTTTGTGGAAGCAAGCCTTGCCTTCATGCTGATATGTATATATCATCTTTGTAAACTAATCAGTTTGTTTtaaggaaataaatgttaatgaattaaaattaaattaaatttcaatGTGAAATGAAACATTGTCCAAAAAACCCCAATTGTGATTCATATTGTTGTTTTGGTACAAGGTTTTTGATCCTTGTAAACTTTCCTTTTCCTGCAGCTGATATGCGCCACGGAACTGTCAAATTTAATGATGAAGTATTCTCTGCAAAAGTAAGTAAGATTAAGCAAGTTTCAAGAAGGTCTGCTTAAATCACCTTTGATACCTGGCCCATGGTTTAGGTGTGGatcgggaggggggggggggtggcagaGATTTCTCCATGTTCATCTGGAAGAATAACTGGAGCTCAATAACAAAACCTAGAGGAACTTAACCAAGTGTGTACTACAGAAGTGAACATGGGAAACTGATCTGTCTGGCTTCATTTTTCATCCATAAATTGGAATTGGTAAAATGAACACCTTTACTGAAGTTTGAATGGACATTCCTAATGAATCTATTCAATAGTGTGCCGCcactgttgttttttgtggACATAATGGAAGATTGAAAGTGCAGTTTGTCTTGTTGTAATTTTATGTTTGATCTTGTCCCATCATCAGCTGATGGACCTGCCCTGCATTCTAGAATCTCACAAGACGATTGATAAGAAGACATTTTGGAAGACTGCTGATATTGACCAGGTAAtcgcatgttttttttcttcatcttatTAATGAGATTTGATTGTTCAGTAATAACATTTTGTTGCAGCTACCACAAGTTATTtggtcatggccgagtggttacaAAAATGTCTACATCCTTTCCTTTTTGTAGATGCTTGTGTGCAGCACAGAGGAGCAGACTCTGGAGACGGATCAGAAAGAAAAGGAAGCGGAGGAGAAGGGATTGAAAAAGACAGACAGAGTTGATAAGAAGTTTATACAAAATCATGGAGGTGAGTAGATTATAACAGCTACATCAACCTTGATTGCAGTGCAGCCATTTTGGATTTCTTTGTTTCAAATGAATGTATGAAAATGAGGCTGGGAGTAATATTGGCCACGGTCCattttcatggccctgcttacaaccaaattctgcgctaatgatcaccattctctgcttgcatggcaagcgccaaatttctttgctaactGTGTACGCGAAGAATGCCTAATAACATTGAGTACGCAtgagccaaaattccctgccaacatgtgaaatacgcttgacgtaagcaaggaattccctgcttccgctgattacagtaagcagagccatgaaaatgagCCCTGATCCATTTTTAGAATGGTAGTAGACCTTATAAAGATTAGCATGATGTGAtagtttgtttttgctttgttaTTGGTCAACCCTTCAGAGAGTGAGACCATAGTGTCTGCAGGTGTTTGTTACCAAAGTGACCACGTGTGCAAGGTCTGTGTTTCACTCGAATGCATCTAATCAATCGACTGGTCAAAATCTAGGTCACCTAATGGCCTGTCTGTTCATTGTCATAAATTTATCTACATAACTTGAGCTTTTCTTGCAGTTAGTTTTAAATAATTCGTTTTCTTGCAGTTACTCCGCCACTGAAGAATGTTAGGAAAAGGCGATTCAGAAAGACGGCAAAGAAGAAGGTATGAATAGATTAGAATTAAATA contains:
- the LOC117293246 gene encoding transcription initiation factor TFIID subunit 7-like, with translation MSSSGSKAGGKAKSKSPANARRSTAGSRPRPGGKSNSRPGSRPNSRPGGRPNSRPGGRPGANRNGSRPGTPKGGGGGRSTPNSRQGGASSKMNPATLRRDEHLPEMENHFILRMPQHASGELRKLVNIGSQAVKDKLAIEIMSDMRHGTVKFNDEVFSAKLMDLPCILESHKTIDKKTFWKTADIDQMLVCSTEEQTLETDQKEKEAEEKGLKKTDRVDKKFIQNHGVTPPLKNVRKRRFRKTAKKKYIEAPDVEEEVKRLLRMDSTAIKIRWEVLAEEDVKDESRLDPTIPGVSHGSAEGDDLTRIFGDVSSSEEEDEDINILDMDEDTRDSVMMGEELLGGEEEEEDGMDQEDEDSKMGMEETEQPNEFMNRLEELRKELADLEERKQAHEESIRTVDNMLLKDRFQALLDGLLEDIQIRQKEVETLEALIGDG